A window of the Yersinia rochesterensis genome harbors these coding sequences:
- a CDS encoding amino acid permease: MKNDSSTLKRGLSARHIRFMALGSAIGTGLFYGSAEAIRLAGPAVLLAYLVGGAAVFMVMRALGEMAVHDPVAGSFGHYASRYLGPLAGFLTGWTYTFEMIIVALADVTAFGIYMGLWFPDAPQWVWVLSIIFFIGALNLCSVKVFGEMEFWLSLLKVTAIIVMIAAGLGIMMFGFGVGHESTGVSNLWSHQGFMPNGITGVIASFAVVMFAFGGIEIIGVTASEAKDPEKVLPRAINTVPVRILLFYVLTLFVLMAIYPWNSIGQNGSPFVEIFSSLGISSAANILNLVVITAAISAINSDIYGAGRMMYGLAQEGLAPKCFSRLTRNGVPWMTILVMAIALLCGVILNYLIPKNVFLIIASIATFATVWVWLMILISQVAMRRSMSKENVARLAFPVPFWPVAPILTIIFMAFIIAVLGYFPDTRIAMYVGLVWVTLMTLAWWVWLRKAPVHIIADQVENSEA, translated from the coding sequence ATGAAGAATGATTCATCCACGCTCAAACGCGGGCTTAGCGCCCGGCATATCCGGTTCATGGCGTTAGGTTCCGCCATTGGCACTGGCTTATTTTATGGTTCCGCTGAGGCCATCCGTCTGGCTGGCCCCGCGGTATTACTCGCTTATCTGGTTGGTGGCGCTGCTGTATTTATGGTGATGCGCGCATTGGGTGAAATGGCGGTGCATGATCCGGTTGCCGGCTCCTTCGGCCACTACGCCAGCCGCTATCTTGGCCCATTGGCAGGTTTTCTGACCGGCTGGACATATACCTTTGAGATGATCATCGTGGCGCTGGCCGATGTCACGGCGTTCGGTATTTATATGGGGTTGTGGTTCCCAGATGCGCCACAGTGGGTTTGGGTACTGAGTATTATTTTCTTTATTGGTGCGCTAAATCTGTGTTCAGTCAAAGTTTTTGGTGAAATGGAGTTCTGGCTATCACTACTAAAAGTGACCGCGATTATTGTCATGATTGCGGCAGGGCTGGGCATTATGATGTTTGGCTTTGGTGTCGGTCATGAGAGCACTGGGGTCAGTAATTTATGGTCTCATCAAGGGTTTATGCCAAACGGTATTACGGGGGTGATTGCTTCATTTGCTGTAGTGATGTTTGCTTTTGGTGGTATCGAGATCATTGGGGTGACGGCCAGTGAGGCGAAAGACCCGGAAAAGGTATTACCGCGTGCTATCAATACTGTCCCAGTGCGTATTTTACTGTTCTATGTTTTGACCTTATTTGTTTTGATGGCGATTTATCCGTGGAACAGTATTGGACAAAACGGCAGTCCTTTTGTTGAGATCTTCAGTAGTTTAGGAATAAGTTCTGCCGCAAATATTCTGAATCTGGTGGTTATTACCGCGGCTATTTCAGCGATCAATAGTGATATTTATGGTGCTGGTCGCATGATGTATGGCCTGGCACAGGAAGGGTTGGCACCTAAGTGCTTTAGCCGTTTAACCCGCAATGGCGTACCATGGATGACTATTTTAGTGATGGCGATAGCGCTGTTATGCGGGGTGATTTTGAATTATTTGATCCCGAAGAATGTGTTCTTGATTATTGCCTCGATTGCGACCTTTGCGACGGTCTGGGTATGGCTAATGATACTTATCTCACAAGTGGCTATGCGTCGCTCAATGAGCAAAGAAAATGTTGCCCGCCTGGCTTTCCCTGTGCCTTTCTGGCCAGTGGCACCGATTCTCACTATTATCTTTATGGCTTTCATTATCGCGGTTCTGGGGTATTTTCCTGATACTCGGATTGCCATGTATGTTGGTCTGGTTTGGGTAACATTAATGACACTTGCCTGGTGGGTTTGGTTGCGTAAAGCACCCGTTCATATTATTGCAGATCAAGTGGAAAACAGCGAAGCATAG
- the uhpA gene encoding transcriptional regulator UhpA translates to MTYCVAFIDDHDIVRSGFAQLLSLEEDIQVVGEFSSAKQARAGLPGLQANICICDISMPDESGLDLLKDLPSGMGVIMLSMHDSPALVEMALERGARGFLSKRCKPEDLVNAVRTVGSGGVYLMPEIAQKLARVAVDPLTRREREVAVLLAQGMEVRDIAEALALSPKTVHVHRANLFAKLGVSNNVELAKQVLNL, encoded by the coding sequence GTGACCTATTGTGTTGCCTTTATTGATGATCACGACATCGTGCGTTCAGGTTTTGCCCAATTACTTTCTTTGGAGGAAGATATCCAGGTTGTGGGTGAATTCAGCTCCGCGAAGCAAGCTAGAGCTGGATTACCGGGCTTACAGGCGAATATCTGTATTTGTGATATTTCCATGCCTGATGAGAGCGGATTGGATTTATTAAAAGATCTCCCCTCAGGGATGGGGGTTATTATGCTTTCGATGCATGACAGTCCGGCGTTAGTTGAAATGGCGCTAGAGCGCGGCGCACGGGGGTTTCTATCCAAACGTTGTAAGCCAGAAGACTTGGTTAATGCTGTCCGTACGGTGGGCAGTGGCGGAGTGTATCTGATGCCGGAAATTGCCCAAAAATTAGCCCGTGTTGCGGTTGATCCTTTAACTCGTCGTGAGCGAGAAGTTGCTGTGTTGTTGGCGCAAGGTATGGAAGTGCGTGATATTGCCGAGGCACTCGCCCTGTCACCGAAAACAGTCCATGTTCATCGCGCTAACTTATTTGCCAAGCTTGGTGTCAGTAATAACGTTGAGTTAGCCAAGCAGGTATTGAATCTATGA
- the eptB gene encoding kdo(2)-lipid A phosphoethanolamine 7''-transferase, producing the protein MDRVKSLSQQSISLLLAVYIGVFLNISVFYRRFDTFSQGIQSIKVVSAIIEVMAIILFTFFVMRVISLGGRWFYRVAATLLVLISVAASYYMTFFNVVIGYGIVISVLTTDTDLSKEVIGLHFVIWMIVVSALPLLLLWKNTLRFTLLEQFRTPGQRLKPLLLMVAVVALVWLPIRYLDKVQHADEQLKTVDLPSYGGVVAHSYLPSNWLAALGLYAYTQYDEKYDAATMYDPAKHHTYVAPAGIDDTYVVFIIGETTRWDHMGLLGYSRDTTPRLSKEKNLVAFRGISCDTSTKLSLRCMFVREGGTEENPQRTLKEQNVFAVMKSLGFSSELFAMQSEMWFYNNANVDNYSFRELIASEKRNDDKPVDDMLLVDELKESLGRYPVGKHLVILHTKGSHYLYSQRYPRSYARYQPECMGVDDFCSKQQLVNAFDNSVLYTDSFIANVIDEMRDKKALVFYAADHGESIDDNSHFHGTPREMAPPEQFRVPLMVWASDKFLAQPANLTAFEQLQAEQRIGKSHRQVELFDSVLGCLGYTSPDGGINAENNWCQTPTWQTQPN; encoded by the coding sequence ATGGACAGAGTTAAATCTTTATCCCAGCAAAGTATTTCTTTGTTGTTGGCAGTTTATATTGGTGTTTTCCTGAATATCTCTGTCTTTTATCGTCGTTTTGACACCTTTAGCCAAGGTATTCAAAGCATAAAAGTCGTGTCTGCTATCATCGAAGTGATGGCGATTATTCTGTTTACTTTCTTTGTCATGCGCGTCATTTCCCTCGGTGGCCGGTGGTTTTATCGCGTAGCCGCAACCCTTTTGGTGCTGATTTCTGTTGCTGCCAGCTATTACATGACTTTTTTCAATGTTGTGATTGGCTATGGCATCGTCATTTCCGTCTTGACCACGGATACTGATCTCTCGAAAGAGGTCATCGGGTTGCATTTTGTCATTTGGATGATTGTGGTCAGCGCCCTACCTTTGTTACTTCTCTGGAAGAATACCTTACGATTCACCTTACTGGAGCAGTTTCGAACGCCGGGCCAGCGCCTCAAACCTCTATTATTGATGGTGGCGGTTGTGGCATTGGTTTGGTTACCGATTCGTTATCTGGACAAAGTACAACACGCGGATGAACAACTGAAAACTGTAGACTTACCGAGTTATGGTGGGGTGGTTGCTCACTCCTATCTGCCTTCTAACTGGTTGGCAGCATTGGGTTTATACGCTTATACACAATACGACGAAAAGTATGATGCGGCGACAATGTATGATCCCGCGAAACACCATACTTATGTTGCCCCCGCAGGTATTGATGACACTTATGTTGTGTTTATCATTGGTGAAACTACCCGTTGGGACCATATGGGGCTGCTGGGGTATTCACGGGATACCACCCCGCGCCTAAGTAAAGAAAAGAACTTAGTCGCTTTTCGTGGCATATCTTGTGATACCTCGACCAAACTTTCATTGCGCTGCATGTTTGTACGGGAAGGGGGGACGGAAGAAAACCCACAGCGCACATTGAAAGAGCAAAATGTGTTCGCAGTGATGAAATCTTTGGGTTTTTCTTCCGAATTATTCGCGATGCAAAGCGAAATGTGGTTCTACAATAATGCGAACGTCGATAATTATTCGTTCCGGGAATTGATTGCTTCTGAGAAACGTAACGATGATAAGCCAGTAGATGACATGCTGCTGGTTGATGAATTGAAAGAATCACTCGGGCGCTATCCTGTCGGTAAGCATTTAGTGATACTGCATACCAAAGGTTCACATTATCTCTATTCCCAACGTTACCCCCGCAGCTATGCCCGCTATCAGCCTGAATGTATGGGAGTTGATGACTTTTGTAGCAAACAGCAATTGGTGAATGCTTTTGATAACAGTGTGCTGTACACCGATTCCTTTATTGCGAATGTGATCGATGAAATGCGCGATAAGAAAGCGCTGGTGTTCTATGCTGCAGACCATGGGGAATCTATCGACGATAATTCCCACTTCCACGGCACGCCACGGGAGATGGCACCGCCAGAGCAATTCCGTGTGCCATTGATGGTTTGGGCATCAGATAAGTTTCTGGCGCAACCGGCGAACCTCACGGCTTTTGAGCAGTTGCAAGCCGAACAGCGCATCGGCAAAAGTCACCGTCAGGTTGAGTTGTTTGACTCCGTCCTCGGATGTTTAGGCTATACCTCACCCGATGGCGGAATTAATGCAGAAAATAACTGGTGTCAGACTCCGACATGGCAGACTCAGCCGAATTAA
- a CDS encoding alpha/beta hydrolase translates to MTALAIKRWIKRIILVLVVMSVTILAIRIYDTQRGPKLELWHTFVPHDMRAAEIDKANWADYITAENKIFDEVRTNVTEKLEPRTQVPLNRYYSGSSIYPPHFKNDWNRSYILQPDGKPKGAVVLLHGLTDTPYSLRHIAENYRQRGYVAVGIRLPAHGTVPGALTDVEWQDWLAATRLAVREAKALSGPDLPLHVVGFSNGGALAMKYTLDSLEDPKLAKPERVILISPMIGVTSFARFAGVAGWPAIFPAFAKAAWLGIVPEFNPFKYNSFPVNAARQSYLLTSVLQQQIARDARNNKMDELPPILTFQSLMDSTVSTRAVVTALYNHLPKNGSEVVLFDLNRAASFGPLLRTSSYTALARLLPPPPRNYSVTVISNVSPQSNETVALTTLAGQTNETSTPTGLIYPPDIFSLSHVALPFPMSDSLYGRYPEPRDQYGISLGTFAARGERAVLVVGLDSLMRISSNPFYPYMLQRIDDKIDAPAK, encoded by the coding sequence ATGACAGCTCTAGCCATTAAGCGGTGGATTAAACGGATTATACTGGTCTTGGTGGTCATGTCAGTGACCATACTGGCGATAAGAATTTATGATACACAACGTGGTCCGAAGCTTGAACTTTGGCATACGTTTGTCCCGCATGACATGCGCGCAGCTGAAATTGATAAAGCCAATTGGGCCGATTACATTACAGCTGAAAACAAGATTTTCGATGAAGTTCGGACCAATGTTACCGAGAAATTGGAACCAAGAACCCAGGTTCCATTAAATCGCTATTATTCTGGTAGCTCGATTTATCCACCTCATTTTAAAAATGACTGGAACCGTTCTTATATCCTGCAGCCCGATGGTAAACCTAAAGGTGCGGTCGTATTACTGCATGGCCTGACTGATACCCCCTACAGTTTGCGCCATATTGCTGAAAATTATCGTCAACGTGGATATGTTGCTGTTGGTATTCGTTTACCTGCGCATGGCACCGTACCTGGCGCTTTGACCGATGTTGAATGGCAGGACTGGTTAGCAGCTACCCGCCTGGCTGTTCGTGAGGCTAAAGCGCTAAGTGGCCCTGATTTGCCGCTGCATGTTGTTGGTTTCTCTAACGGGGGGGCACTGGCAATGAAATATACGCTGGACTCCCTGGAGGACCCAAAACTGGCAAAACCTGAACGGGTTATCTTGATATCTCCAATGATTGGTGTAACAAGTTTCGCACGTTTTGCCGGTGTTGCGGGTTGGCCAGCTATCTTCCCAGCCTTTGCAAAAGCGGCCTGGTTGGGGATCGTGCCCGAGTTTAACCCATTCAAATATAATTCATTCCCGGTTAATGCTGCTCGTCAGTCTTATTTGCTTACTTCTGTGTTACAGCAGCAAATCGCGCGTGATGCCAGAAACAATAAAATGGATGAACTGCCGCCAATTCTGACTTTCCAGTCATTAATGGATTCAACGGTCAGTACCCGTGCTGTTGTTACAGCCCTCTATAACCACTTGCCGAAGAATGGCAGTGAAGTGGTGCTGTTTGACTTGAACCGCGCCGCCAGTTTCGGCCCATTACTGAGAACATCTTCTTATACGGCTTTGGCCCGTTTATTACCGCCACCACCGCGTAATTACAGCGTAACTGTTATTAGTAATGTTTCACCGCAGAGTAATGAAACGGTGGCATTAACCACACTGGCGGGTCAAACCAATGAGACTTCAACGCCAACGGGGCTGATTTATCCACCGGATATCTTCTCGTTATCTCATGTGGCATTACCATTCCCAATGAGTGACTCACTTTATGGGCGCTATCCTGAGCCGCGTGATCAATACGGTATCAGTTTGGGGACGTTCGCTGCACGCGGTGAGCGGGCCGTCTTGGTGGTTGGATTGGATTCACTGATGCGTATCTCATCGAACCCATTCTATCCATATATGTTGCAACGGATAGACGACAAGATAGACGCCCCAGCCAAATGA
- a CDS encoding organic hydroperoxide resistance protein: MSIEKVVYRAKAKATGGRDGRATSSDGVLDVKLGVPKEMGGAGGAVTNPEQLFAAGYSACFLGALKFVASKEKVKIPDDASIEGTVGIGAIPTGFGIEVQLDISLPGVERSVAEDLVKKAHVVCPYSNATRGNIDVTLNIK, encoded by the coding sequence ATGTCTATCGAAAAAGTGGTATATCGTGCCAAAGCCAAAGCGACGGGGGGTCGTGATGGCCGGGCAACATCCTCGGATGGCGTATTGGATGTGAAATTGGGTGTCCCGAAAGAGATGGGCGGCGCAGGAGGGGCCGTGACGAATCCTGAGCAGTTGTTTGCTGCGGGATATTCTGCCTGTTTCCTTGGGGCACTGAAATTCGTAGCATCAAAAGAAAAGGTGAAAATACCCGATGACGCCAGTATCGAAGGGACAGTCGGTATTGGTGCTATTCCGACGGGATTCGGCATTGAGGTTCAACTGGATATTAGCTTGCCGGGTGTTGAGCGCAGCGTAGCAGAAGATTTGGTGAAAAAGGCCCATGTTGTCTGCCCATACTCCAATGCAACCCGTGGCAATATTGACGTCACATTGAATATCAAATAA
- the uhpB gene encoding signal transduction histidine-protein kinase/phosphatase UhpB, with protein sequence MMQRLIMLLALLFIYITAAFCLWSVGTVLVDRPLQAMLLFPFGLRMGILLQSPRQYWPGILLGDALLWWLLTDQFGYPELLWFALPLLLATTLLAVFASPWLLRHQKNDNEWKWPLMQGAVIIGAALIQALGWEIASQQGAMALLLGLVGGFTIAPICLLLWHYLARQIWAPLEPGLIHKPINLRLNHIMWYLLLFALSIWLQHHITESDLYLFAPFCLAIPIVFMSYRYGWQGAVVATLLNGMVLLIITPAGLDSHRDLLLSLLAQSLTGLLLGAGIQRQRELNEQLQIRLNENRELAKALVVAEEHARRDVARELHDEVGQTVTVIRTQASIIKRLTTQPQISTSADMIETLALRVYDGVHDILAKLWPAALNNLPLSAAVAALMRELIPQDQSVVGVLNWQLDDSPVDETLRITLYRICQEGVTNAYRHGGASRIEINAKQDKQKIYLTIRDNGKGMDLATLTPGYGLRGMQSRVSALGGSFSLSVDQGTCLSVTLPTNSLSANEN encoded by the coding sequence ATGATGCAGCGTTTGATTATGCTGCTGGCATTATTATTTATTTATATCACTGCCGCTTTCTGTTTATGGTCCGTTGGCACTGTATTGGTTGATAGGCCGTTACAGGCCATGCTGTTATTCCCTTTTGGCCTGCGTATGGGTATTTTATTACAAAGCCCACGGCAATATTGGCCGGGAATTTTGTTGGGTGACGCGTTACTCTGGTGGCTGCTAACGGATCAATTTGGCTACCCCGAGTTATTGTGGTTTGCTCTTCCCCTCCTGCTGGCGACCACCTTGTTGGCTGTTTTCGCCTCCCCTTGGTTATTGCGCCATCAGAAAAATGACAATGAATGGAAATGGCCCTTGATGCAGGGCGCTGTCATTATTGGTGCGGCGTTGATACAAGCGTTGGGATGGGAAATTGCCAGTCAACAGGGGGCGATGGCACTCTTATTGGGGTTGGTTGGCGGCTTTACTATCGCGCCGATTTGCCTGTTATTGTGGCATTATCTGGCGCGCCAGATCTGGGCTCCACTGGAACCGGGGCTAATACATAAGCCAATTAACCTGCGTTTGAATCATATAATGTGGTATTTGCTGCTATTTGCCCTGAGTATTTGGCTACAACATCATATCACCGAATCAGATTTGTATTTATTTGCACCTTTCTGTCTGGCGATTCCCATTGTATTTATGTCTTACCGCTATGGCTGGCAAGGGGCGGTAGTGGCCACTCTGCTCAATGGCATGGTGTTATTGATTATTACTCCGGCAGGGTTAGATTCACACCGTGATTTATTATTATCACTATTAGCGCAAAGTTTAACGGGTTTATTGCTTGGGGCTGGTATTCAGCGGCAGCGGGAGCTGAATGAACAATTACAAATACGGCTGAATGAAAACCGTGAACTAGCCAAAGCGTTGGTGGTGGCTGAAGAGCATGCCCGGCGTGATGTCGCACGCGAGTTGCACGATGAGGTCGGGCAGACGGTAACAGTTATTCGCACCCAAGCCAGTATTATCAAACGGCTCACCACACAACCTCAAATTTCTACCAGTGCCGACATGATAGAAACACTGGCTTTACGCGTTTACGACGGCGTCCATGATATTTTGGCGAAGTTATGGCCAGCAGCATTAAATAACCTACCTTTATCAGCCGCTGTTGCGGCATTGATGCGAGAGCTTATTCCACAGGATCAATCGGTAGTTGGAGTGCTTAATTGGCAGCTCGATGATTCTCCGGTAGATGAAACTCTGAGAATTACGCTATACCGCATTTGTCAGGAGGGGGTCACCAATGCCTATCGCCATGGGGGGGCCAGTCGGATTGAGATTAATGCTAAGCAAGATAAACAGAAGATATACCTGACCATTCGCGATAATGGTAAAGGCATGGATTTGGCAACATTAACGCCAGGTTATGGGTTACGTGGTATGCAATCGCGCGTCAGTGCATTGGGGGGAAGCTTTAGCCTTAGTGTGGACCAGGGTACCTGCTTAAGTGTGACCCTGCCCACAAATTCTTTGTCAGCTAATGAAAACTAG
- the hutH gene encoding histidine ammonia-lyase yields the protein MKTTMILRPGQMTLADLRHIYQHSVQITLDESAYAPIQQSVDCVQAILAEKRTAYGINTGFGLLASTRIATEDLENLQRSIVLSHAAGVGEPNDDAIVRLIMVLKINSLARGFSGIRLKVIQALITLVNAQVYPHIPLKGSVGASGDLAPLAHMSLLLLGEGKARYQGEWLDAGTALAKAGLQPLTLAAKEGLALLNGTQVSTAYALRGLFEAEDLYAAASVFGSLTVEAALGSRSPFDARIHAVRGQRGQIDAASTYRHLLGERSELSESHRNCDKVQDPYSLRCQPQVMGACLTQMRQAAEVLAIESNAVSDNPLVFAEQGDVLSGGNFHAEPVAMAADNLALALAEIGSLSERRISLLMDKHMSQLPPFLVENGGVNSGFMIAQVTAAALTSENKGLAFPSSVDSIPTSANQEDHVSMAPRAGKRLWEMAENVRGILAVEWLAACQGLDLRKGLKTSETLEPARLLLRKHVAYYEKDRFFAPDIEAASQLIAQLHMNELMPPHLLPSL from the coding sequence ATGAAAACAACAATGATACTGCGCCCTGGCCAGATGACTCTGGCTGATTTGCGACATATTTATCAGCATTCCGTACAGATAACTTTGGATGAAAGTGCTTACGCACCTATTCAGCAAAGTGTGGATTGCGTGCAAGCCATATTGGCAGAGAAGCGCACAGCTTATGGTATCAATACCGGATTTGGCCTGTTGGCATCGACACGTATTGCAACGGAGGATTTGGAAAACCTACAGCGCTCAATTGTGCTTTCCCATGCCGCAGGTGTTGGGGAACCCAATGATGATGCTATTGTACGTTTGATTATGGTATTGAAAATCAATAGCTTGGCACGTGGGTTCTCAGGTATCAGACTTAAAGTCATTCAAGCGTTGATAACATTAGTTAATGCACAAGTTTATCCGCATATTCCACTAAAAGGCTCCGTGGGTGCTTCTGGTGATTTAGCTCCGCTGGCACACATGAGTTTACTACTGCTTGGAGAAGGTAAAGCTCGGTATCAGGGCGAATGGCTGGATGCAGGTACGGCACTGGCTAAAGCAGGTTTGCAGCCGCTGACATTGGCAGCCAAAGAAGGGCTGGCGCTCCTCAATGGTACTCAGGTTTCCACCGCGTATGCTTTGCGCGGTTTATTTGAAGCTGAAGACCTTTATGCAGCGGCCTCCGTCTTTGGTAGCTTGACGGTGGAAGCAGCATTAGGTTCTCGTAGCCCATTTGATGCCCGTATCCATGCCGTTAGAGGTCAACGTGGGCAAATTGATGCTGCCAGTACTTACCGTCATCTGCTTGGCGAGCGCAGTGAACTCTCTGAATCTCATCGTAATTGTGACAAAGTTCAAGACCCATATTCTCTGCGTTGTCAGCCACAGGTTATGGGGGCTTGTCTGACCCAAATGCGACAGGCAGCTGAAGTTTTGGCGATTGAATCGAATGCGGTGTCAGATAACCCATTGGTATTTGCTGAGCAGGGCGATGTGTTGTCTGGTGGGAATTTCCATGCTGAACCGGTTGCTATGGCGGCAGATAATCTGGCGCTGGCACTGGCGGAGATAGGCTCATTATCAGAGCGCCGTATTTCGCTATTAATGGATAAACACATGTCGCAGCTACCACCATTCCTGGTGGAAAATGGCGGGGTAAACTCTGGTTTTATGATTGCGCAAGTTACGGCGGCAGCGCTAACCAGCGAAAATAAAGGGCTGGCATTCCCCTCAAGTGTTGACAGCATCCCAACCTCGGCGAACCAAGAAGACCATGTCTCTATGGCCCCGCGTGCCGGTAAGCGTTTGTGGGAAATGGCGGAAAATGTGCGCGGCATTCTGGCTGTTGAGTGGTTGGCAGCATGCCAGGGGCTGGATCTGCGAAAAGGCCTAAAAACATCAGAGACTTTGGAACCTGCGCGCTTGTTACTGCGTAAACATGTGGCTTACTACGAAAAAGATAGATTTTTTGCTCCCGATATTGAAGCTGCAAGCCAGCTAATTGCTCAGCTTCATATGAATGAACTGATGCCCCCGCATCTACTTCCTAGCCTTTAA
- a CDS encoding DUF1003 domain-containing protein, producing MKTTEPMVKQQPAHQRKVDYLRFHRPHEHLSNPFGNGWFALKAEAFARFFGTPVFLGAQTLIVVIWIGLNVLGVVKFDVYPFILLNLAFSLQAAYAAPLILLAQTRQAERDKAHSDAVAQHREALAIANEERQKIAAQNSEIMLELLRQNTELTTLTNQLTTRLESMALELHQKLVLNTPPRSHI from the coding sequence ATGAAAACGACTGAACCGATGGTCAAACAACAACCCGCGCATCAGCGAAAAGTGGATTATCTTCGTTTCCATCGCCCTCATGAGCATTTGTCTAATCCTTTCGGTAATGGTTGGTTTGCGCTGAAAGCAGAGGCCTTTGCACGTTTTTTTGGCACGCCGGTCTTCCTCGGAGCACAAACACTCATTGTCGTGATATGGATTGGGTTGAATGTACTGGGCGTGGTCAAGTTTGATGTATATCCCTTTATTCTGCTTAATTTGGCTTTCAGTTTACAGGCGGCCTATGCCGCACCGCTTATTTTGTTAGCTCAAACTCGCCAAGCGGAGCGCGATAAAGCCCATTCCGATGCCGTTGCACAACACCGTGAAGCCTTGGCTATCGCAAATGAGGAACGACAAAAGATAGCAGCCCAAAATTCCGAGATAATGCTGGAATTACTACGCCAAAATACCGAATTAACGACTCTGACTAACCAATTAACCACTCGCCTTGAGAGTATGGCGTTGGAGCTGCACCAAAAGTTGGTGCTCAATACACCACCGCGATCCCATATCTAA